A single window of Cololabis saira isolate AMF1-May2022 chromosome 24, fColSai1.1, whole genome shotgun sequence DNA harbors:
- the pjvk gene encoding pejvakin, which yields MFAAATKNFVKQVGDTGRLIPVPGLSEADRYQPLSLVTRKRKKHFWKKNKYASTPFSLKDILVGEKEITAGVSSYQLLNYEDRSDVALNGRLGNHIISDVGFNISGSDSVAVKASFGIVTKHELEVPTLLRELNSRKVDLDHCLIRQSRESRRSVLCVVVESIRTTRQCSLTVHAGMRGTTMRFQIDDGRNPKGRDKAIVIPAHTTIAFSICQLFVRLDGRLDICVAPESQGGFEREQIREQLGGYIGHFSMGRLRRFLSGIIYGNPFRADDRTFEELTHSDSYLDDVVTDYYEKAASMTDVSTAYLRESSHTRVNLLKHNIPKGACALCGMGSQRRETVYGCLECSGGGQKYVRLHVVPCFDLWHKTLR from the exons ATGTTTGCTGCAGCCACTAAGAACTTTGTGAAGCAGGTGGGAGACACGGGGAGGCTGATCCCCGTCCCCGGCCTCAGCGAGGCCGACCGCTACCAGCCCCTCAGTCTGGTGaccaggaagaggaagaagcatTTCTGGAAGAAGAACAAATACGCCTCAACTCCCTTCTCGCTGAAGGACATCCTTGTGGGGGAAAAGGAGATCACAGCAG gAGTCTCGTCCTATCAGCTCCTGAACTACGAGGATAGGTCTGACGTAGCCCTGAACGGGCGATTAGGGAACCACATTATCAGCGACGTGGGCTTCAACATCAGCGGGTCCGACTCCGTGGCCGTCAAAGCTTCCTTCGGCATCGTGACCAAACACGAGCTGGAGGTGCCCACTTTACTACGAGAACTTAACTCCAG GAAGGTGGACCTGGATCACTGCCTGATCCGTCAGTCCAGGGAGAGCCGGCGCAGCGTCCTCTGTGTGGTGGTGGAGAGTATCAGAACCACCCGCCAGTGCTCGCTGACCGTGCACGCCGGCATGAGAGGGACGACCATgagg TTTCAGATCGACGACGGCAGAAACCCCAAAGGTCGAGACAAAGCCATCGTCATTCCAGCTCACACCACCATCGCCTTCAGCATCTGCCAGCTGTTTGTTCGCCTGGACGGCCGTCTCG aCATCTGTGTAGCTCCAGAGTCCCAGGGCGGTTTTGAGCGGGAGCAGATCCGGGAGCAGCTGGGCGGTTACATCGGTCACTTCTCCATGGGTCGACTGCGACGGTTCCTGTCCGGGATCATCTACGGAAACCCCTTCAGGGCAG ACGACCGGACCTTCGAGGAGCTGACCCACTCCGACTCCTACCTGGACGACGTGGTGACCGACTACTACGAGAAGGCGGCCAGCATGACGGACGTGTCCACCGCCTACCTGAGGGAAAGCTCTCACACGCGCGTCAACCTGCTCAAACACAACATCCCCAAGGGCGCCTGCGCGCTGTGCGGCATGGGCAGCCAGCGGCGGGAAACCGTGTACGGCTGCCTGGAGTGCTCCGGCGGGGGGCAGAAATACGTCCGCCTGCACGTCGTGCCCTGTTTCGATCTCTGGCACAAAACTCTGAGGTGA